In Desulfovibrio sp. UCD-KL4C, a single genomic region encodes these proteins:
- a CDS encoding CdaR family protein encodes MVNTRWKIAILALLMSLLTWYLVTGRDLVETWVEFPLEIVNPPQGMIIRSGMISKVSARIRGPKGLIRNLDTKKTAYSLDTSGLTVGINPIAISADKLSLGSALEVVEVNPSVIKLDVDMYVKKQVKVVPKWKGALDRDYTLENKVADPAEVTLRGPASILKKVTQVRTQTITLDSDTPRDWKGDVPLKLPDEVEATPGTVSVSLDFAVKNAKMWVKVPLYILGPEEVEFTASQNFVRLYVEGPKPFFRKSGFRNEITASIDINGTIPIGKNIVPYDVSVPSGCIVTKKNPEKITVTISRQNPVGH; translated from the coding sequence ATGGTAAATACGCGCTGGAAAATAGCTATTTTGGCATTATTAATGTCGCTTTTGACATGGTACTTAGTCACAGGGCGTGATCTGGTGGAAACATGGGTCGAGTTTCCGTTGGAAATAGTTAATCCTCCGCAAGGTATGATAATACGAAGTGGTATGATTTCGAAAGTGTCTGCGCGGATCAGGGGGCCAAAAGGTTTAATCCGCAATTTAGATACAAAAAAAACGGCTTATTCACTTGATACTAGCGGGTTAACTGTCGGCATTAATCCAATTGCGATTTCTGCTGATAAACTTTCACTTGGTAGTGCGTTAGAAGTTGTAGAAGTTAACCCCTCTGTTATCAAGCTTGATGTTGATATGTATGTAAAAAAACAGGTTAAGGTAGTTCCTAAGTGGAAAGGAGCGCTTGACCGCGATTACACACTTGAAAATAAAGTAGCTGATCCTGCTGAAGTCACTTTACGTGGACCAGCATCTATTCTTAAAAAGGTTACTCAAGTGCGTACGCAGACTATAACGCTCGATTCTGATACTCCTCGGGATTGGAAAGGGGATGTTCCGCTGAAACTTCCTGATGAAGTTGAAGCAACGCCTGGAACGGTATCCGTTTCTTTGGATTTTGCGGTGAAAAATGCAAAAATGTGGGTCAAGGTACCGCTATATATACTTGGACCGGAAGAAGTAGAATTTACTGCCAGTCAGAATTTTGTCCGTCTTTATGTTGAAGGGCCTAAACCTTTCTTCAGAAAGAGCGGATTTAGGAATGAAATTACGGCATCTATAGATATTAATGGAACTATTCCAATTGGTAAAAACATTGTACCTTACGATGTAAGCGTACCCTCAGGGTGTATAGTAACTAAGAAAAACCCTGAAAAAATAACTGTAACTATATCGAGACAGAATCCAGTCGGTCATTAG
- the cdaA gene encoding diadenylate cyclase CdaA encodes MFGFLGFQISWKELLDIALVAVVYFYVILLVRGTRAAAIVWGLLVLLLVYYFSDVFGLYTLNWLLTNFLSSIFLIIVILFQRDIRKGLAQMGAGRFWRKNDFKIAVIDEICSAMDSMARRKIGALVVIQKNVPLGDIIEKGVEIDSKITKQILINIFWPDTPLHDGAVIISSNRIVAASCILPLAQVSTQQSSIGTRHRAALGISEETDVVVIIVSEEQGTISVAIGGKLTTSLDIVRLKRVLKNTLS; translated from the coding sequence ATGTTTGGATTTTTAGGATTTCAGATCTCATGGAAGGAATTGCTTGATATAGCACTCGTTGCAGTTGTCTATTTCTATGTGATTCTTTTAGTGCGTGGAACTCGCGCTGCAGCAATTGTCTGGGGTCTTCTAGTCCTTTTACTTGTCTATTACTTTTCTGATGTTTTTGGTCTTTATACTTTAAATTGGCTGCTTACAAATTTCCTTAGTTCTATTTTTCTTATCATTGTTATTTTATTTCAACGAGATATTCGTAAAGGTCTGGCCCAGATGGGTGCCGGACGTTTTTGGCGTAAAAATGATTTTAAAATTGCAGTTATTGATGAAATTTGTTCAGCTATGGACTCAATGGCACGCCGTAAAATAGGTGCGTTAGTTGTAATTCAAAAGAATGTGCCTTTAGGTGATATCATTGAAAAAGGCGTAGAAATTGATTCGAAAATAACAAAACAAATTCTCATAAATATTTTTTGGCCTGATACTCCGCTCCATGACGGAGCTGTCATCATCAGCTCAAATAGGATTGTTGCCGCATCATGCATTTTGCCATTGGCACAGGTCTCTACTCAGCAGAGTTCTATAGGTACAAGGCATAGAGCCGCTCTTGGAATAAGTGAAGAGACAGATGTTGTTGTAATCATTGTTTCCGAAGAACAAGGCACTATTTCTGTCGCAATAGGTGGTAAACTTACTACAAGTCTGGATATTGTCAGGCTTAAACGTGTACTCAAAAACACTTTGAGTTAG
- the folP gene encoding dihydropteroate synthase yields the protein MNRTYTWTIEGGRVLGPAPFFIAGIVNVTPDSFYDGGKNYDHQNAIANGRMLAEKGADILDVGGESTRPFSESVSIEDELSRVIPVIKELSKDYIISVDTVKSQVASEAIEAGASIINDVSAFSFDPALLEIVADKKPGYVLMHSQGSPEKMQLSPQYDDVMENLLSFFKKSLDKLLKAGLPKENIVIDPGIGFGKTVGHNLEILRNIDQLMDLGFPVYMGLSNKSLWGKLLGLESDERQNATQAATAVLAARGVPIHRVHEVELTCQTLKVVKAITEGR from the coding sequence ATGAACCGGACTTACACATGGACTATAGAAGGGGGCAGGGTATTAGGCCCTGCCCCTTTTTTTATTGCTGGAATTGTAAATGTCACTCCTGATTCTTTTTATGATGGGGGCAAAAACTATGACCATCAAAATGCTATTGCTAACGGAAGAATGCTCGCTGAAAAAGGGGCGGATATTTTAGATGTTGGCGGGGAAAGCACTAGACCTTTTTCGGAATCGGTTTCTATTGAAGATGAGTTAAGTCGTGTTATCCCCGTGATTAAAGAGTTATCTAAAGATTATATTATTTCAGTAGATACTGTTAAATCGCAGGTTGCCTCTGAAGCAATTGAAGCTGGAGCTTCAATAATAAATGATGTGTCAGCGTTTAGCTTTGATCCTGCATTGCTTGAAATTGTAGCGGATAAGAAACCAGGATATGTGTTAATGCATAGTCAGGGGTCTCCTGAAAAAATGCAGTTATCTCCGCAGTATGACGATGTGATGGAAAATCTTTTGTCTTTTTTTAAAAAAAGTCTCGATAAACTCTTAAAAGCTGGCTTACCAAAGGAAAACATAGTAATTGATCCAGGTATAGGGTTTGGTAAAACTGTTGGACATAATCTTGAGATATTAAGGAATATTGATCAGCTGATGGATTTAGGTTTTCCAGTCTACATGGGGCTTTCAAATAAGTCTTTATGGGGGAAGCTATTGGGGCTTGAATCTGATGAACGTCAAAATGCTACTCAGGCAGCTACTGCAGTACTTGCTGCTCGTGGAGTCCCGATACACAGGGTTCACGAAGTTGAGTTGACCTGTCAGACTTTGAAGGTTGTGAAGGCTATAACCGAGGGCCGTTAA
- the ftsH gene encoding ATP-dependent zinc metalloprotease FtsH, whose protein sequence is MNSFAKNLLVWVTIMLVMIVLFNLFNQPAAPQLKVSYTDFLMKVDQGEILQVKIQGHKISGVMVGEKRFVTYSPNDPTLVQKLIKNKIEVVAEPEEDSPWYMTLFISWFPMLLLVGVWIFFMRQMQGGGGSGGRGGAMSFGRSKARMLNEETAKVTFQDVAGVDEAKEELSEIVQFLSEPKKFTRLGGRIPKGVLLIGSPGTGKTLLARAVAGEAGVPFFSISGSDFVEMFVGVGASRVRDLFAQGKKNAPCLIFIDEIDAVGRQRGAGLGGGHDEREQTLNQLLVEMDGFESNEGVILIAATNRPDVLDPALLRPGRFDRQVVVPTPDVRGRAHILNVHTRKTPLAEEVDLDVIARGTPGFSGADLENLVNEAALYAAKNNQDYVNMIDFEEAKDKVLMGRERRSLLLNEKEKETTAYHEAGHALIAKLLVDTDPVHKVTIIPRGRALGVTQQLPVDDRHNYSKRYLEDTLVMLLGGRVAEELILNQMTTGASNDIERATKMARSMVCQWGMSDKLGPMTFGETNDQVFLGKEFGHSKDFSEDTSRLIDSEVRRIIDTAHEQAKTLLSENKDSLHKLAAALLERETISGDEIDTLISGGDLPPLEKVASTAKPSTAAKAYASTAKTGYTPVEEKAEDNATVSKNDSEEEKVDFSFDESIDNDDSETKSSDVKSSEDKKDSK, encoded by the coding sequence TTGAACAGTTTTGCCAAGAATCTCTTGGTCTGGGTAACCATTATGTTGGTGATGATTGTTTTATTCAATCTTTTTAACCAACCTGCAGCGCCCCAGCTCAAAGTTTCCTATACTGATTTTCTTATGAAAGTTGATCAGGGAGAAATCTTACAGGTAAAGATTCAGGGACATAAAATAAGTGGAGTAATGGTTGGAGAAAAACGGTTTGTAACTTACAGTCCCAATGATCCAACCCTTGTTCAGAAGCTTATTAAGAATAAAATTGAAGTAGTTGCTGAACCGGAAGAAGACTCTCCGTGGTATATGACTCTGTTTATTTCGTGGTTCCCGATGCTCCTATTAGTTGGTGTATGGATCTTTTTCATGCGTCAAATGCAAGGTGGGGGCGGTAGCGGAGGCCGTGGAGGAGCTATGTCTTTCGGTCGCTCTAAAGCTCGTATGCTTAATGAAGAAACAGCTAAAGTTACATTTCAAGATGTTGCTGGAGTTGATGAGGCTAAAGAAGAACTGTCTGAAATAGTTCAGTTTTTGAGTGAACCTAAAAAGTTTACTCGTCTTGGTGGACGTATTCCTAAAGGTGTCCTTCTTATCGGTTCTCCAGGTACTGGTAAAACTTTACTTGCACGAGCTGTTGCGGGTGAAGCCGGAGTTCCTTTCTTTTCAATTTCCGGTTCGGACTTTGTTGAAATGTTTGTCGGTGTCGGTGCCTCACGTGTTCGCGATCTTTTTGCTCAGGGTAAAAAGAATGCACCTTGCTTGATTTTTATTGATGAAATAGATGCTGTAGGGCGTCAACGTGGAGCAGGACTAGGCGGAGGACATGACGAACGTGAGCAAACTCTTAATCAGTTGCTAGTTGAAATGGATGGTTTTGAGTCTAACGAAGGTGTTATTCTTATTGCCGCCACAAACAGACCTGATGTTTTGGATCCAGCTCTGCTTAGACCTGGACGTTTCGATAGGCAGGTTGTTGTACCGACTCCAGATGTAAGAGGGCGTGCTCATATACTTAATGTTCATACTCGCAAAACACCTCTTGCTGAAGAAGTTGATCTTGATGTTATCGCTCGTGGTACCCCTGGATTTTCCGGTGCAGACCTAGAAAACCTTGTTAACGAAGCTGCTCTTTACGCAGCAAAGAATAATCAAGATTATGTCAATATGATTGATTTTGAAGAAGCTAAAGATAAAGTTTTGATGGGTAGAGAACGTCGTAGTCTTCTCCTTAATGAGAAGGAAAAAGAAACTACCGCTTACCATGAAGCAGGACATGCTCTTATTGCAAAACTTCTTGTTGATACAGACCCTGTTCATAAAGTTACGATCATTCCTCGTGGTAGAGCTCTTGGTGTAACCCAGCAGCTTCCTGTTGATGACCGTCATAACTATTCTAAGAGATATCTTGAAGATACATTGGTTATGTTACTTGGCGGCCGCGTCGCTGAGGAGTTGATTCTTAATCAGATGACAACTGGAGCAAGCAATGATATTGAACGTGCTACCAAAATGGCACGCAGTATGGTTTGTCAATGGGGTATGAGTGATAAACTTGGTCCTATGACTTTTGGTGAAACTAATGATCAGGTCTTCCTTGGCAAAGAATTCGGTCACAGTAAGGACTTTAGTGAAGATACTTCACGTCTTATAGATTCCGAAGTAAGAAGAATTATTGATACAGCTCATGAACAGGCTAAGACTCTGCTTAGCGAGAACAAAGATTCTCTTCATAAGCTAGCTGCAGCATTGCTTGAGCGTGAAACAATCTCTGGAGATGAGATTGATACACTTATAAGTGGTGGTGATTTGCCTCCACTCGAAAAAGTTGCTTCGACTGCAAAACCTTCTACTGCTGCGAAGGCATATGCCTCTACTGCAAAAACTGGATACACTCCGGTTGAAGAAAAAGCAGAAGATAATGCGACTGTTTCAAAAAATGATTCTGAAGAAGAAAAAGTAGACTTTTCCTTTGATGAATCAATTGATAATGATGACTCAGAAACAAAATCCTCAGATGTAAAATCGTCTGAAGATAAAAAAGACTCTAAATAG
- a CDS encoding hemerythrin family protein: MASKCINGELLCTGVGIIDGQHNNFIKILEKIRLQISTLSQNEISSALDELFLYSLYHFETEEQILKKYNLESFPEHLEQHREFSEKMEQFKMDCMLEKLELNIELIDFLEQWLINHIKNTDVIDFQSAQKIDSDQL, translated from the coding sequence ATGGCTTCTAAATGTATTAACGGAGAACTACTATGCACAGGCGTCGGCATTATAGACGGTCAACATAATAATTTTATTAAAATATTAGAAAAAATACGATTGCAAATTTCAACATTAAGTCAGAACGAAATTAGCTCAGCTCTTGATGAACTTTTTTTATACAGCCTTTATCACTTTGAAACGGAAGAACAAATACTTAAAAAATATAATTTAGAAAGCTTTCCTGAACACTTGGAACAACACCGAGAATTTTCCGAAAAAATGGAACAATTTAAAATGGATTGCATGCTTGAAAAATTAGAACTTAATATTGAACTAATAGATTTTCTCGAACAATGGCTCATCAATCACATTAAAAATACTGATGTTATAGACTTCCAATCTGCCCAAAAAATTGATTCAGACCAACTGTAA
- the argH gene encoding argininosuccinate lyase — translation MAEAKLWGGRFAQKTAASVEDYTQSVSFDKDLYLEDIEGSKAHAQMLAEQGVLTEQEAETLVKGLDTVLEEIESGKFEWKKEMEDLHMNIESRLTEIVGAVGGKLHTGRSRNDQVALDFRLYVVHSLEAWKTALEKLISVFTKKAEDHMDVLLPGYTHLQPAQPVSIAHHMLAYAWMFKRDHSRVCDCIKRVNVCPLGAAALAGTTYPLNPATSAEKLGMNDTFRNSLDAVSDRDFVLEAIFTGSLVMTHLSRICEELIIWANPCFGFIKLPDAFSTGSSIMPQKKNPDVCELMRGKTGRVYGDLMSLLTIVKGLPLAYNRDMQEDKEPFFDAHKTVYASVSIMGDMMEEMGFNAENMEKALKKGFLNATELADYLVGKGIPFREAHHITGSAVAYAEKEVKGLEDMTLAELKSFSEKIEEDVFEVLAYEAAVRRRVSPGGTGPESVSSQISELKNWLKQ, via the coding sequence ATGGCTGAAGCAAAATTATGGGGTGGTAGATTTGCTCAAAAAACTGCTGCGTCTGTAGAAGACTACACGCAGTCAGTAAGCTTTGATAAAGATCTTTATCTTGAAGATATTGAAGGTTCGAAAGCGCATGCGCAAATGCTCGCAGAGCAGGGCGTATTGACAGAGCAGGAAGCCGAGACTTTGGTCAAAGGTTTAGATACAGTTCTTGAAGAGATTGAATCCGGCAAGTTTGAATGGAAAAAGGAGATGGAAGATCTCCACATGAATATCGAAAGCAGGCTTACTGAAATAGTAGGTGCTGTTGGCGGAAAGCTGCATACAGGACGCAGTCGTAATGATCAGGTTGCTCTTGATTTTCGTTTGTATGTTGTTCATAGCTTAGAAGCTTGGAAAACAGCTCTTGAAAAATTGATTTCCGTTTTCACCAAAAAAGCTGAAGATCATATGGATGTTCTGCTACCCGGATACACTCATTTACAGCCTGCTCAACCTGTAAGTATTGCTCATCATATGCTCGCTTACGCGTGGATGTTTAAAAGAGATCATAGTCGCGTATGTGATTGCATAAAAAGAGTTAATGTCTGCCCTCTCGGGGCTGCTGCTCTTGCAGGAACAACTTATCCTTTGAACCCCGCGACTTCTGCAGAAAAGCTCGGTATGAATGATACATTCCGTAACAGTTTGGATGCTGTTTCGGATCGTGATTTTGTTTTGGAAGCAATTTTTACGGGTAGCCTCGTTATGACTCACCTAAGCAGGATTTGTGAAGAGCTTATTATTTGGGCTAATCCTTGTTTTGGTTTTATCAAATTACCAGACGCTTTCTCAACTGGCTCATCTATTATGCCGCAAAAGAAAAACCCTGATGTTTGTGAGCTTATGCGTGGTAAAACTGGGAGAGTATATGGTGACTTAATGTCACTTCTTACTATCGTGAAAGGTCTTCCGCTGGCTTACAATAGAGATATGCAGGAAGATAAAGAGCCTTTCTTTGATGCGCATAAAACTGTCTATGCATCTGTCTCCATTATGGGTGATATGATGGAAGAAATGGGTTTTAATGCAGAAAATATGGAAAAAGCACTTAAAAAAGGCTTCTTAAATGCTACTGAGCTTGCAGATTATCTTGTCGGTAAAGGTATTCCTTTCCGTGAAGCTCACCACATTACTGGATCGGCGGTTGCTTATGCTGAAAAGGAAGTCAAAGGACTTGAGGATATGACTCTTGCCGAGCTTAAGTCTTTTTCTGAAAAAATAGAAGAAGATGTTTTTGAGGTTTTAGCATACGAGGCCGCAGTCAGGCGCAGAGTTTCTCCCGGAGGGACAGGACCTGAGTCAGTCAGCTCTCAGATCTCAGAATTAAAGAACTGGCTGAAACAATAA
- a CDS encoding argininosuccinate synthase produces MSKVEKVVLAYSGGLDTSIILKWIKQEYDCEVITLTADLGQGEELDGIEEKALSTGATKAFVEDLREEFARDFIFPCFRAGAIYEGRYLLGTSIARPLIAKRMVEIAESEGAQAVAHGATGKGNDQVRFELGAMGMNPRLITIAPWREWDLKSRTDLMKFAEENGIDVPVTRRKPWSMDANLLHVSFEGSELEDPWNSPSPESYRYCRPIEKAPDEPEVITIDFECGDPVAINGVSHSPAALVEKLNELGGKHGIGRVDMVENRFVGMKSRGVYETPGGTIIHVAHRDLEGLCMDREVMHLRDSLIPKYAEMVYNGYWYAPERIALQAMIDKTQEKITGTVRVKLYKGNAIPEGRKSPYSLYRSDLATFEEDDVYNQHDAEGFIKLIGLRLKGKTAESGSNWLKDGESSDK; encoded by the coding sequence ATGAGTAAAGTTGAAAAAGTAGTATTGGCATATTCAGGAGGTCTCGATACCTCCATTATATTAAAATGGATTAAACAAGAGTACGATTGCGAAGTTATTACTCTTACTGCTGATCTAGGTCAGGGGGAAGAACTTGATGGTATTGAGGAAAAAGCTCTTTCAACCGGGGCCACCAAAGCCTTTGTTGAAGATTTGCGTGAAGAGTTTGCGCGTGATTTTATTTTTCCTTGTTTCCGTGCCGGAGCAATTTACGAAGGGCGTTATCTTTTAGGGACATCTATTGCCCGTCCGTTGATTGCTAAAAGAATGGTTGAAATTGCTGAAAGTGAAGGCGCACAGGCTGTTGCACACGGAGCTACAGGCAAAGGAAACGATCAGGTGCGGTTTGAACTTGGCGCAATGGGCATGAATCCTAGACTTATAACAATCGCGCCTTGGCGTGAGTGGGATCTTAAATCTCGTACTGATCTTATGAAGTTTGCTGAAGAGAATGGAATTGATGTTCCTGTAACTCGCCGTAAACCTTGGTCAATGGATGCCAACCTTCTTCATGTCAGTTTTGAAGGTTCCGAACTTGAAGATCCATGGAATTCACCATCTCCTGAATCGTACAGATATTGCAGACCAATTGAAAAAGCTCCTGATGAACCTGAAGTTATCACTATAGATTTTGAATGCGGGGATCCTGTTGCAATTAACGGAGTCAGCCATTCTCCTGCTGCTTTAGTTGAAAAACTTAATGAACTTGGTGGAAAGCATGGTATCGGACGAGTTGATATGGTTGAGAATAGATTTGTAGGTATGAAATCCCGCGGCGTTTATGAAACTCCTGGTGGAACAATCATTCATGTTGCTCATCGTGATCTTGAAGGACTTTGCATGGATCGTGAAGTTATGCATCTTCGTGACAGCCTTATTCCTAAGTATGCTGAGATGGTATATAATGGATACTGGTATGCTCCAGAACGCATAGCCCTTCAGGCTATGATAGATAAAACACAGGAGAAAATTACCGGAACAGTGAGAGTTAAACTCTACAAAGGTAATGCTATTCCAGAAGGACGTAAATCTCCTTATTCTCTTTATCGTTCTGATCTTGCAACCTTTGAAGAAGATGATGTATACAATCAGCATGACGCAGAAGGGTTCATTAAGCTCATTGGTTTAAGACTAAAGGGTAAAACTGCTGAATCTGGAAGTAACTGGCTGAAAGACGGCGAATCGAGTGATAAATAG
- the argF gene encoding ornithine carbamoyltransferase, whose translation MIRHLLKINDVPRSELGQLVLRAKELKDNKIRNNSLKGKTVILIFEKASTRTRVSFDVAVEQLGGHSIFMTPTESQLGRSEPLEDTAHVLSRYADALVVRTFEQQKVRTLSENASIPVINALTDKYHPCQVLSDMLTIYERTPDFENVHVAWIGDGNNMAHSWINAAIYFPIHLTLSFPEGYEPNSDVLARALAMGAKIKLSHDPIEAVKGAHYVNTDVFASMGQEEEQEERMKSFLPYQVNEELLAHADPDCKVMHCLPAHRGEEVTADVLDGPRSIIFDQAENRLHMQKAILEWAVNGIEVDLKAVEKLLGSA comes from the coding sequence ATGATCAGACATCTGCTTAAAATAAATGATGTTCCGCGTTCTGAACTCGGACAGCTTGTACTCAGGGCAAAAGAACTTAAAGATAATAAAATCAGAAATAATTCCCTAAAAGGTAAGACAGTTATTTTGATTTTTGAAAAAGCTTCTACAAGAACCAGAGTCTCTTTTGATGTTGCAGTAGAACAGCTTGGCGGTCATTCTATTTTTATGACTCCTACTGAATCGCAACTTGGAAGAAGTGAACCCCTTGAAGATACAGCTCATGTATTGTCCCGCTATGCTGATGCACTTGTTGTAAGAACTTTTGAACAGCAGAAGGTTCGTACTCTTTCAGAAAACGCATCTATCCCGGTTATTAATGCTTTGACTGACAAATACCATCCGTGCCAAGTTTTGAGTGATATGCTTACTATCTATGAAAGAACTCCAGATTTTGAGAATGTGCATGTTGCATGGATTGGTGATGGTAATAATATGGCTCATTCATGGATTAATGCTGCAATATATTTTCCGATTCACCTTACTTTATCTTTTCCGGAAGGGTATGAACCGAATTCTGATGTTCTTGCCCGTGCTCTTGCTATGGGAGCAAAAATCAAATTGAGTCATGATCCTATTGAAGCTGTTAAAGGAGCTCATTATGTTAATACTGATGTCTTTGCCTCCATGGGGCAGGAAGAGGAGCAGGAAGAACGTATGAAATCTTTTCTTCCTTATCAGGTTAATGAAGAGCTTCTTGCTCATGCAGATCCCGATTGTAAAGTTATGCATTGTCTCCCTGCACATAGGGGGGAGGAAGTTACTGCTGATGTTCTTGATGGCCCTAGATCTATTATTTTTGATCAGGCTGAAAACAGATTGCATATGCAGAAAGCTATCTTAGAATGGGCTGTGAATGGTATTGAAGTGGATCTTAAAGCAGTTGAGAAGCTTCTCGGATCTGCATAA
- the ybeY gene encoding rRNA maturation RNase YbeY, whose product MTLALTYECRPDSNFPLSKREVIFMAELLLKSLNIEGFDFDLKITDDSAIAEINQDFLGCVGPTNVLSFPFSETPDLATNKYLGEIVLSVDTLARETQLYAQVPEEHMVRLLAHALLHLAGYDHGQEMYSLTDVAVESVAPIFRQRMVGWH is encoded by the coding sequence ATGACACTTGCTTTGACATATGAATGCAGGCCGGATTCAAATTTTCCTTTGAGCAAAAGAGAAGTGATCTTTATGGCTGAACTTCTGCTCAAGTCTTTAAATATTGAAGGATTCGATTTTGATTTAAAGATAACTGATGATTCTGCGATTGCTGAGATTAATCAGGATTTTTTAGGATGTGTCGGGCCTACTAATGTTTTGAGTTTCCCTTTTTCAGAAACACCAGATCTTGCCACGAATAAATATCTTGGTGAAATTGTTTTATCTGTTGATACATTAGCACGTGAAACACAGCTTTATGCTCAAGTGCCTGAAGAGCACATGGTTAGGCTTTTGGCTCATGCTTTACTTCACTTGGCAGGATATGATCATGGGCAAGAAATGTATTCTCTTACTGATGTTGCCGTTGAATCAGTAGCTCCTATTTTCAGACAGCGAATGGTGGGTTGGCATTGA
- a CDS encoding PhoH family protein: protein MSEQEKIRVKLEFDDARLSSTLFGAQNSNLDAISKLSGVQINSRGNSLQLIADSHELIDPVAKSFSQLYSVLKSGKNVFPEDVEAAYKILCRNPAADLVKIFRDELFSVSPKKVISPRTLTQRAYFSAIRENDMVFSIGPAGTGKTYLAVAMAVYAYTRKEVKKIILTRPAVEAGEKLGFLPGDLVDKVNPYMRPLYDALYDLLDYAKVQDMIEENIIEIAPLAFMRGRTLSNAFVILDEAQNTTPEQMKMFITRLGFGSKAVITGDITQIDLPINIASGLSVASNILKEVEGISFVKFEDSDVVRHPLVSRIVKAYDSYECSGGKI, encoded by the coding sequence ATGTCAGAACAAGAAAAAATACGTGTAAAATTGGAATTTGATGATGCAAGGTTGTCGAGTACGCTTTTTGGTGCTCAAAATTCAAATCTTGATGCAATTTCAAAACTTTCCGGTGTGCAAATCAATAGCAGGGGTAACTCTCTGCAATTGATAGCTGACAGTCATGAGCTTATTGATCCTGTCGCCAAGTCTTTCAGTCAACTTTATTCAGTCCTTAAATCCGGTAAAAATGTTTTTCCTGAAGATGTTGAAGCTGCATATAAAATTCTATGCCGTAATCCAGCTGCGGACCTTGTAAAAATATTTAGAGATGAATTGTTTTCAGTTTCACCTAAAAAAGTAATTTCACCGCGAACTCTTACGCAGCGTGCCTATTTTTCAGCTATTCGTGAAAATGACATGGTCTTTTCAATTGGGCCAGCCGGAACTGGTAAGACATATCTTGCCGTTGCAATGGCTGTTTATGCCTATACACGTAAAGAAGTTAAAAAAATTATCCTGACTAGGCCTGCCGTTGAAGCTGGAGAGAAACTTGGTTTTTTACCTGGTGATCTTGTGGATAAAGTTAATCCATATATGCGTCCACTTTATGATGCGCTTTATGATTTGCTGGATTATGCAAAAGTTCAGGATATGATTGAAGAAAATATCATTGAAATTGCTCCTTTAGCTTTTATGCGCGGACGAACTCTTAGTAATGCTTTTGTAATTCTTGATGAAGCACAAAATACCACTCCTGAACAAATGAAAATGTTTATTACTCGTCTTGGATTTGGATCTAAGGCTGTAATTACAGGTGATATTACTCAAATTGATCTGCCGATAAATATTGCATCCGGTTTGAGTGTTGCGAGCAATATTCTTAAAGAAGTTGAAGGGATAAGTTTTGTGAAATTTGAGGACAGTGATGTTGTAAGGCATCCTCTTGTTTCAAGAATAGTAAAGGCTTATGATTCATATGAATGTAGTGGTGGTAAAATATGA
- a CDS encoding response regulator gives MSRILVVDDDPISRQILRAMLEKEGHVISEAEDGVKAVNNYDKGSVDLVITDIFMPEKEGVQTVRELIKENPEVKIIAVSGGSSSANYDSLDWIKMFGVKYTFTKPFNSKAIISAIDDLLSE, from the coding sequence ATGTCGCGGATTCTCGTAGTTGATGATGATCCTATATCACGTCAAATTCTTCGCGCAATGCTGGAGAAAGAAGGGCACGTTATTTCAGAGGCTGAAGACGGTGTTAAGGCAGTTAATAACTATGATAAAGGTTCTGTAGATCTTGTCATAACTGATATATTTATGCCTGAAAAAGAAGGTGTTCAAACTGTCAGGGAACTTATTAAAGAGAATCCTGAAGTAAAAATTATTGCAGTGTCTGGTGGTAGTTCATCTGCTAACTATGATTCGCTGGATTGGATAAAGATGTTCGGAGTGAAGTATACCTTTACTAAACCATTTAATTCAAAAGCAATAATCTCGGCAATCGATGACCTTTTATCTGAATAA